A window of the Canis lupus baileyi chromosome 8, mCanLup2.hap1, whole genome shotgun sequence genome harbors these coding sequences:
- the TRMT13 gene encoding tRNA:m(4)X modification enzyme TRM13 homolog, producing the protein CNQTPETADAEKVHFILVEKVTTRFKVDGKHRKKNSVFERLQIDIQHLCLNKIPLLSKEKLPVVGIGKHLCGVATDLALRCLVETYAASCEERNEEPLAKRIKNDKTEKEINTLAKEGNEKNVPEKWTPVAGIVIALCCHHRCDWRHYVGKEYFRALGLGAVEFHYFQRMSSWATCGMRKTSLEASNLTTKRKDKHSDASEEHDDGGCGITDDSAESVPGFLTVEEKKKIGHLCKLLIDQGRVEYLQQKGFSPALQYYTDPLVSLENVLLTALPNHSLSPETTP; encoded by the exons TGCAACCAAACACCTGAAACAGCAG ATGCTGAAAAAGTTCACTTCATCCTAGTAGAAAAGGTGACCACGAGATTCAAG GTAGATggcaaacacagaaagaaaaattcagtgTTTGAGAGACTTCAAATTGATATTCAACACTTGTGTTTGA aCAAGATTCCTTTGCTAAGCAAAGAAAAACTGCCTGTGGTAGGAATTGGAAAGCATTTGTGTGGTGTGGCAACAG ATCTTGCATTACGATGTTTGGTTGAAACCTATGCTGCCAGTTGTGAGGAAAGGAATGAAGAACCTTTAGCCAAACGCATAAAGaatgataaaacagaaaaagaaattaacactttggccaaggaaggaaatgaaaaaaatgtcccAGAGAAGTGGACCCCTGTGGCTGGCATTGTTATTGCACTCTGTTGTCACCACAGGTGTGATTGGAGACATTATGTGGGCAAAGAGTATTTCAGGGCTCTAGGCCTTGGAGCAGTGGAATTCCACTACTTCCAGCGAATGAGTAGTTGGGCAACTTGTGGAATGCGAAAAACATCTTTGGAAGCTTCCAATCTTActacaaagagaaaagataagcACAGCGATGCCAGTGAAGAGCATGATGACGGGGGATGCGGAATCACAGACGACAGTGCTGAGAGTGTACCTGG gTTCCTTACtgttgaagaaaagaagaaaatcggACATCTTTGTAAATTGCTGATTGACCAAGGCCGAGTTGAGTATTTACAGCAGAAAGGATTCAGTCCTGCTTTACAGTACTATACAGATCCTCTGGTGTCTTTGGAAAATGTATTGTTAACTGCTTTACCAAATCATTCTTTATCACCAGAAACAACTCcttaa